A stretch of Ipomoea triloba cultivar NCNSP0323 chromosome 11, ASM357664v1 DNA encodes these proteins:
- the LOC115997173 gene encoding 11-beta-hydroxysteroid dehydrogenase 1B-like — MMLDIIHKFLNLVAPPITFFSLLLFWPPFQLFKFFLSILGSVFAEDVAGKVVIITGASSGIGEHLAYEYAKRGACLALAARREASLEEVAKVAVELGAPDAIAIQADVSNVDDCKRIVDQTITRFGRLDHLVNNAGMMSVSFLEEAEDVTNFRSVMDINFWGSVYMTRFAAPYLRKNEGRIIAISSFAEWLPVPRMSVYNASKAAVFQFFETLRIEFGADIKITLVTPGFIESELTQGKHLDKDGQVDVNTDVWDAQMSIMPVEKVEGCAKAILDGACRGERYLTHPAWFKVTEWWKVFFPEVVEGAQRLLDISWPGSPAHETLGKKILEFTCAQKLIYPDTIQPETVAKAGPKAE, encoded by the exons ATGATGTTGGACATAATTCACAAGTTTCTCAACCTGGTGGCTCCGCCCATTACCTTCTTCAGCCTGCTGCTTTTCTGGCCCCCCTTTCAGCTCTTCAAGTTCTTCCTCTCAATCTTGGGCTCCGTTTTCGCCGAGGATGTCGCCGGCAAGGTCGTCATCATCACCGGCGCTTCCTCCGGCATTGGTGAG CATCTGGCGTACGAGTACGCTAAACGAGGAGCGTGTTTAGCTCTAGCTGCACGGAGAGAAGCAAGTCTAGAAGAAGTAGCGAAGGTGGCTGTGGAGCTGGGGGCACCAGACGCTATAGCCATTCAGGCAGATGTTTCCAACGTCGACGACTGTAAAAGGATCGTCGATCAGACCATAACTCGCTTTGGCCGCT TGGATCATCTGGTTAATAATGCTGGGATGATGTCTGTTTCGTTTTTGGAAGAGGCTGAGGATGTCACTAATTTCCGATCTGTTATG GATATCAATTTCTGGGGCTCTGTTTATATGACTCGCTTTGCTGCTCCTTATTTGAGAAAGAATGAGGGGAGGATCATTGCTATTTCTTCATTTGCTGAATGGCTGCCTGTTCCCAGAATGAGTGTTTACAAC GCAAGTAAAGCAGCAGTGTTTCAGTTTTTTGAGACATTAAGGATTGAATTTGGGGCTGATATAAAAATAACTCTTGTAACCCCTGGGTTCATCGAGTCTGAGCTCACACAAGGAAAGCACTTGGATAAGGATGGCCAAGTAGACGTTAATACTGATGTCTGGGAT GCGCAAATGAGCATAATGCCGGTGGAAAAGGTGGAGGGGTGCGCGAAGGCAATCTTGGATGGCGCGTGTCGGGGGGAGAGGTACCTGACACACCCGGCGTGGTTCAAGGTGACGGAGTGGTGGAAAGTGTTCTTCCCGGAGGTTGTGGAGGGCGCACAGAGGCTGCTGGACATCAGCTGGCCGGGAAGTCCAGCCCACGAGACGCTGGGGAAGAAGATTCTGGAATTCACCTGCGCCCAGAAGCTCATCTACCCGGACACAATTCAGCCCGAAACCGTCGCGAAGGCTGGCCCAAAAGCCGAGTAG
- the LOC115997621 gene encoding 11-beta-hydroxysteroid dehydrogenase 1B-like has protein sequence MMLELIHKFLNLVAPPFTFFSLLFLWPPFEVYKFFISILGSVFAEDVAGKVVIITGASSGIGEHLAYEYAKRGARLVLAARRKVSLQEVANRAVELGSPDAIAIQADVSNLDDCRRIVDQTISRFGCLDHLVNNAGMATFSLFEDVEDVTSLRSVMDINFWGSVYMTHLAAPHLRRNNGRIVVISSSAGWLSSPRMSLYNASKAAMSQFFETLRIELGPDIKITLVTPGFIESELTQGKHLNKAGRQEVSTDMRDVQVNIIPVGKVDACAKAIVNSACRGERYLTEPAWFKVTRWWKEFFPEVVEYTNLLLYMSSPGSPPQEALGKKILDSTGCQKIIYPETIINDQGPKTN, from the exons ATGATGTTGGAGCTAATTCACAAGTTTCTAAACCTGGTAGCTCCGCCCTTCACCTTCTTCAGCCTGCTGTTTTTGTGGCCCCCGTTTGAAGTGTATAAGTTCTTCATCTCAATCTTGGGCTCCGTTTTCGCCGAGGATGTCGCCGGCAAGGTCGTCATCATCACCGGCGCTTCCTCCGGCATCGGTGAG CATCTAGCATATGAGTATGCTAAACGAGGAGCGCGCTTAGTTCTAGCTGCAAGGAGAAAGGTAAGTCTACAAGAAGTAGCGAACAGGGcggttgagctgggatctccaGACGCTATAGCCATTCAGGCAGATGTCTCCAATCTAGACGACTGTAGAAGAATAGTTGATCAGACCATAAGTCGCTTTGGCTGCC TGGATCATCTGGTTAATAATGCTGGGATGGCAACATTTTCATTGTTTGAAGATGTTGAGGATGTCACTTCTCTCCGCTCTGTTATG GATATCAACTTCTGGGGCTCGGTTTATATGACTCACTTAGCTGCTCCTCATCTCAGAAGGAATAATGGAAGAATCGTCGTGATTTCTTCATCAGCTGGATGGTTGTCTTCTCCTAGAATGAGCCTTTACAAT GCAAGTAAAGCAGCAATGTCTCAGTTTTTCGAAACGTTAAGGATTGAACTCGGGCCAGACATCAAAATAACTTTGGTAACCCCTGGATTCATAGAGTCAGAACTTACTCAAGGAAAGCACTTGAATAAGGCAGGCAGACAAGAAGTTAGTACTGATATGAGAGAT GTACAAGTGAACATTATCCCAGTAGGGAAGGTGGACGCGTGCGCGAAGGCGATCGTGAACAGCGCTTGTCGGGGGGAGAGGTACCTGACAGAGCCGGCGTGGTTCAAGGTGACACGGTGGTGGAAGGAGTTCTTCCCGGAGGTGGTGGAGTATACAAACCTGCTGCTATACATGAGCTCTCCAGGAAGTCCACCCCAAGAAGCGCTGGGGAAGAAGATATTAGACTCTACTGGTTGCCAGAAAATCATCTACCCAGAGACAATAATCAACGACCAGGGACCAAAGACCAACTAG